One window of the Leucobacter komagatae genome contains the following:
- a CDS encoding RluA family pseudouridine synthase: protein MEHRSLPVPDGLTGERADAALAKLLGFSRSFAQEVIAAGGVALDGEIIPKSARLAAGAMLEVSWEEKTGPTVVPVHLPELGIVYDDEDLVVIDKPAGVAAHPSLGWTGPTVLGALAGAGYRIATSGPPERQGIVHRLDAGTSGLMIVAKSERAYSLLKRAFRDREVTKIYHAVVQGHPDPFSGTIEGPIGRHPGHEWKFAVTSDGKPSITHYETLEAFPFATLLEVELETGRTHQIRVHMSAQRHPCVGDAMYGADPVLSERLGLTRQWLHAMRLGFRHPGTGEPVEFESTYPADLQHAIDVLDA from the coding sequence GTGGAACACCGTAGCCTGCCAGTGCCCGATGGGCTTACCGGCGAGCGCGCTGACGCCGCGCTCGCAAAACTACTCGGGTTTTCCAGGAGCTTCGCGCAGGAAGTCATCGCTGCCGGAGGCGTTGCGCTCGACGGCGAGATCATCCCGAAGTCCGCTCGTCTCGCCGCCGGCGCGATGCTCGAGGTGAGCTGGGAGGAGAAGACGGGCCCGACCGTCGTGCCCGTGCACCTCCCCGAGCTCGGCATCGTGTACGACGACGAAGACCTTGTCGTGATCGACAAGCCAGCGGGCGTTGCCGCGCACCCCTCGCTCGGGTGGACCGGCCCGACCGTGCTCGGTGCCCTCGCCGGCGCCGGTTACCGCATCGCCACCTCGGGCCCGCCCGAGCGGCAAGGGATCGTGCACCGGCTCGACGCTGGTACGAGCGGACTCATGATCGTGGCGAAGAGCGAGCGCGCCTACAGCCTCCTCAAGCGCGCCTTCCGAGACCGCGAGGTGACGAAGATTTACCACGCCGTCGTGCAGGGGCACCCCGACCCGTTCTCGGGCACGATCGAGGGCCCCATCGGCCGCCACCCCGGCCACGAGTGGAAGTTCGCGGTGACGAGCGACGGAAAGCCGTCGATCACGCACTACGAGACGCTCGAAGCGTTCCCGTTTGCGACCCTCCTCGAGGTTGAGCTCGAGACGGGCCGTACGCACCAGATTCGCGTGCACATGTCGGCCCAGCGCCACCCGTGCGTCGGCGACGCGATGTACGGCGCAGACCCGGTGCTGTCCGAACGCCTCGGCCTCACGCGCCAGTGGCTGCACGCGATGCGGCTCGGGTTCCGGCACCCGGGCACGGGCGAGCCCGTTGAGTTCGAGTCGACCTACCCGGCCGATCTGCAGCACGCGATCGACGTTCTCGACGCCTGA